CCCGCCGGTCCCCAGCGACGTCAGGTCGGGCAGCGAAAAGCTCGGTGGCGTAGCCAGATCCGCTCGAATGTCGTTCACGAAGGCGGTGACGCCTTGCTGGGCCCCGGTCCCGAGAGCGGAAAGGACGCCGCCGGGGCTGACCGGCGGGATCACGCCGAAGGCCGTCGGGACGTTCGGCGGATCGGGCGACCAACCCTGCGTGGTGCTGCCGTAACCCAGGTCGACGATCACGCGCAGATCCGGTTGCAGAAGATCGGCGATCGGGTGGCCGATGACCGGTATCGCCCGCACCGGGGCCAGCAGCGGCAGGTCCTTGGTGGGAACGATGTAGTAGTCCGTGAGCGGATGGCCCACCGTGTTGGTCAGGTGAATGGCGTTCGCGATCTGGTCGGGTGTCAGGAATGGGTAGCCGCCGTGCAGCTCGATGATGCCCAAGAAGGCGTTGAGGTCGGAGAGGAAGTTGAGGGGGTACTGCGGGAAGTCCGCGAAGCCGTCGTACTCGATCGTGTAGATGTGGGTCGGGAAGGAGTTGTCCGGCGTGGCAGTGCCGAACGTCAGGCCGAGGCTCGGCAAGGTCAGGCCCGGAAAGCGGGCGAACACACCGCCGTTCGGGTTGGCGGGATCGCCGACCAGCGTGAAGTTCAGGTTCACGCCGGGAGGTAGCAGGCTCATCCCCGGCGTGTTGGTGGGGTTGAGCAGGTGCATTTCCAGGGAAGAGATGATGGCGCTCTGCGAGTAGCCGAAGACGTTGACGGTGTTCGCGGTGCCGCCCAGGATCGCGTACTGCTGGATCGCGTCGTTGAGGATCGTGAGCCCGCGGGCCAATGACACGTCCAGGGTCAGGTCCTTGATTCCGGTGAGCGGGTACAAACCCTCGGGCGTGCTGATCCCGATGTTGGTGCCGGCACCCCAGAACGGGTTGGTGAACAGGGGCGGAATCCCGTCGATGTACTCCTGCGACGGAATGGGGTAGCCACTGGCACCGAGGACCAAGGTATAAATCGGGTCGCCTGCGGCGAAACTCTGCGTCGCCGATATCGTCCCCGTCACGGTCGACATGGTGGGCCCGGCGTTGCCGCTCAGCAGCGCCAGCGCGTCGGCCGCGAGAGTGTGCAACGCGTTTGACGCCGCAATCTCGGCTCCCTCGTAGGCGCTTCCCGCGGCGGACAGCGCCGCTACGAACTGGTCGTGGAAGGCGACCGCGCGCCCGAGCAGCGCCTGATATTCCTGGCCGTACGCGCCGAAGATAGCCGCGGTGACCGCCGAGACCTCGTCGGCGGCCGCGGCCGTAATGGCCGTCGTCGGTGCCGCGGCCGCGGCCCCGGCAGCGCCGATCGCCGAGTTAATTCCCGCGGCGTCAGCAGCGGCAGCGGCCAGTAATTGCGGTTGAATGGCTAAGCCCGCCATACGGTTTTCCCTTCACGACCCCCCGCATCAGACAGCTTAGAGCCACCTGCCCATTTCCGTGAGGCCGTTACGGCGTCGGATGCGGCGTGCCGTTGAAGATCGTGCCGAGCGCGCTGGCGAACACCAGGAAGTTCACGCCCCCCGCGACGGTGCCGAGTCCGACGTCGGCGGCGATCGGGTCGCCGAACGCATGCATGAGCCCCTCGATCGGCTGGCCGGCGACGGCCTGCGAGATCCCGTTGAGGAACAGGTTCGCGTCGTACGACGGCAGCGTGACGGCCACGGCGGTCGCGATGTCGGCCGTCGGCAGCAGCGTCGCGTAGGCCGTCGACACGTCCGAGGCGAACGTGTCGACGAGGTTTGTGTTGGCCGTCTGAAGGCCGTGGATGAACCCGTCGATGGACGCGGGGGACAGCAACGTTCCGGGCGACGGCAAAGAGAACTGTCCGCCCCCGCCGAGGTCGGGCAGCGACAGGTGTGGCAGCACCGGCGGTCCCTCGGCCTGTAATGCGTTGAACGCGTTGACCATTCCTTCGTGCGCCCCGCTGACCAGATAGCCGGGCAGCGAGGTGGTCGCGCTGAGCGGCGGGAACAGGCCGAACGGGGTGGTCACATTGGCCGGGCCGGTCGACCAGCCGTAGGCCGGGTCGCCGTAGCCCCAGTTGACGATGTAGCGCAGATCCGGCTGGAGCAGCTCGGCGAGCGGGTTGCCGATATAGGGAATGGCGCGCAGCGGCTCGACCAGGGGCAGGTGGGGGCTGGGGATCATGTTGTAGGTGGTCCCGCCGGCGTAGCCGGGGGTGGTCGGCAGGGTGATGGCCGTGGCCAGCTGAGCGTCCGGGATCTGCAGGTAGGTGCCGTGCACGTAGATGATGCCCATCAGGGCGTTGAGGTCGGACAGGAAGTTGATCGGGTATTGGGGGAAGTCGGCGAACCCGTCGTATTCGAGCGTGTTGTTGATGACGGTGAACCCCGTGTTCGCGTTCATCCCGCCGTAGAACGGCAGGCCGAGGCTGGGGATGTTCAGGCCCGGGAAGCGGGCTAGCAGACCGCCGTTGGGGGTCATCTCGTTGCCGACGAGGACAAAGCTCACCGAGGTCGGATCCACATGGGCGGCCTGCAGGATCGGAAGCTCGAGCGCGGCCAGGATGGCACCCTGCGAGTAGCCGAAGACGTTGACGCTGTGGTTACCCGCCGCGAGCTGGCCCATGATCGCGTTGTTGAGGATCGTGAGGCCGCGGTCCACCGAGATGTTGAGGGTCAGGTCCTTGATCCCGGTGATCGGGTAGAGGCCCTCGGGCGTGAACAGGCCCTGGATGTTGTTGGTGGTGAAGAACGGCGAGATGTACTTGGCGTAGGCCGAGGCGATGTATTGCGCGCTCGGGATCGGCACGCCGCTGGCGCCCAGGATCAGTGACACGTCAACGGGTGTCGCCGCGGCGGGGGCGGCGGCCAGCGCCGACGCGGCACCGGTCTGTGCCGGTGCGATCAGTGACTGGAGGGCGGTCGACGCCTCGGTCTCGACCTCGGCGTAGGCGGTCCCGGCTGCGGCCAGGGCCGCCGCGAACTGGTCGTGGAATGCCCCCGCCTGCCGGACGAGTTCCTGGTAGCCCCGCGCGTATTCGTCGAACAGGGCCGCGGTTGCCGCGGATACCTCGTCGCCCGCCGCGGCTACCACACCGGTCGTCGCGCCGGCCGCCGCGGCGTTGGCCGCGCCGATCGTCGAGCCGATCGCCGTCACATCGGCGGCCGCGGTCGCCATGAACGCTGGCTGAGCGAGGACGAAACTCATGGACGCGAGCCCTTCCGCTGGATCATTCACCACGTAAACACGTGGTCAGCGTAGAGGGGCCGGGCCGTTTTGTCCGAGTTTTGCGCTCAGCCCTGGGGGCAGGGCGAAACGCGGTGTGGTGCAGTGCTTATCGGCGAGCGCCAAGCACTCACTGCGGGCCGGGGTTCGGGACGCCCGTGAAGATCGTTTCGCCGGCGTTGACGAAGTTGATGAGTTCGAATCCGCCCGCCAGCGTCGTCAGCCCGATGTTGGCGGCGATCGGTCGGCCGAAGGCGTCCATCAGCCCCCCAATCACGTTGCCGTCGACCGCTTCCGAGATGCCGTCGAGGAACAGGT
This genomic window from Mycobacterium saskatchewanense contains:
- a CDS encoding PE family protein, translated to MAGLAIQPQLLAAAAADAAGINSAIGAAGAAAAAPTTAITAAAADEVSAVTAAIFGAYGQEYQALLGRAVAFHDQFVAALSAAGSAYEGAEIAASNALHTLAADALALLSGNAGPTMSTVTGTISATQSFAAGDPIYTLVLGASGYPIPSQEYIDGIPPLFTNPFWGAGTNIGISTPEGLYPLTGIKDLTLDVSLARGLTILNDAIQQYAILGGTANTVNVFGYSQSAIISSLEMHLLNPTNTPGMSLLPPGVNLNFTLVGDPANPNGGVFARFPGLTLPSLGLTFGTATPDNSFPTHIYTIEYDGFADFPQYPLNFLSDLNAFLGIIELHGGYPFLTPDQIANAIHLTNTVGHPLTDYYIVPTKDLPLLAPVRAIPVIGHPIADLLQPDLRVIVDLGYGSTTQGWSPDPPNVPTAFGVIPPVSPGGVLSALGTGAQQGVTAFVNDIRADLATPPSFSLPDLTSLGTGGSGLIPALTSALSSPNSFIASLESANTNVSDAIATSASAAYSTLLPTADVATSLVASVPSYDANLFLDGVEQIASGDPAGGLLYALGAPLAADTALATLFGGFEVRVFQHAASTILDAWTGTVPPTPG
- a CDS encoding PE family protein, which codes for MSFVLAQPAFMATAAADVTAIGSTIGAANAAAAGATTGVVAAAGDEVSAATAALFDEYARGYQELVRQAGAFHDQFAAALAAAGTAYAEVETEASTALQSLIAPAQTGAASALAAAPAAATPVDVSLILGASGVPIPSAQYIASAYAKYISPFFTTNNIQGLFTPEGLYPITGIKDLTLNISVDRGLTILNNAIMGQLAAGNHSVNVFGYSQGAILAALELPILQAAHVDPTSVSFVLVGNEMTPNGGLLARFPGLNIPSLGLPFYGGMNANTGFTVINNTLEYDGFADFPQYPINFLSDLNALMGIIYVHGTYLQIPDAQLATAITLPTTPGYAGGTTYNMIPSPHLPLVEPLRAIPYIGNPLAELLQPDLRYIVNWGYGDPAYGWSTGPANVTTPFGLFPPLSATTSLPGYLVSGAHEGMVNAFNALQAEGPPVLPHLSLPDLGGGGQFSLPSPGTLLSPASIDGFIHGLQTANTNLVDTFASDVSTAYATLLPTADIATAVAVTLPSYDANLFLNGISQAVAGQPIEGLMHAFGDPIAADVGLGTVAGGVNFLVFASALGTIFNGTPHPTP